A window of Loxodonta africana isolate mLoxAfr1 chromosome 3, mLoxAfr1.hap2, whole genome shotgun sequence genomic DNA:
ttttgttgatgtagaggaatccaagtgatttttgtatgtttattttataacctgagactctgccaaactcttctactagtttcagtagttttctggaggattccttagggttttctgtgtatataatcatgtcatctgcaaatagtgataactttacttcttccttgccaatccggataccttttatttctttgtctagcctaattgccctggctaagacttccaacacgatgttgaataagagcggtgataaagggcatccttgtctggttcccgttctcaagggaaatgctttcaggttctctccatttagagtgatattggctgttggctttgcatagatgccctttattatgttgaggaattttccttcaattcctattttgctgagagtttttatcatgaatgggtgttggactttgtcaaatgccttttctgcatcaattgataagatcatgtggtttttgtcttttgttttatttatgtgatggattacattaatggtttttctgatattaaaccagccttgcatacctggtataaatcccacttgatcagggtgaattatttttttgatgtgttgttggattctattggctagaattttgttgaggatttttgcatcaatgttcatgagggatataggtctataattttctttttttgtaatgtctttacctggttttggtatcagggagatggtggcttcatagaatgagttgggtagtattccttcattttctatgctttggaatacctttagtagtagtggtgttaactcttctctgaaagtttggtagaactctgcagtgaagccgtctgggccagggcttttttttgttgggagttttttgattaccgtttcaatctctttttttgttatgggtctatttagttgttctacttctgaatgtgttagtttaggtaggtagtgtttttccaggaattcatccatttcttctaggtttgcaaatttgttagagtacaatttttcataataatctgaaatgattcttttaatttcatttggttctgttgtgatgtggtccttctcatttcttattcgggttatttgtttcctttcctgtatttctttagtcagtctagccaatggtttatcaattttgttaattttttcaaagaaccagcttttggctttgttaattctttcgattgtttttctgttctctaattcatttagttcagctctaatttttattatttgttttcttctggtgcctgatggattcttttgttgctcactttctatttgttcaagttgtagggacagttctctgattttggctctttcttctttttgtatgtgtgcatttattgatataaattggcctctgagcactgcttttgctgtgtcccagaggttttgataggaagtattttcattctcgttgctttctatgaatttccttattccctccttgatgtcttctataacccagtcttttttcaggagggtattgttcattttccaagtatttgatttcttttccctagtttttctgttattgatctctagttttattgccttgtggtctgagaagatgctttgtaatatttcgatgttttggactctgcaaaggtttgttttatgacctaatatgtggtctattctagagaatattccatgtgcgctagaaaaaaagtataatttgcagcagttgggtggagagttctgtataagtcaatgaggtcaagttggttgattgttgtaattagatcttccatgtctctgttgagcttcttactggatgtcctgtccttctccgaaagtggtgtgttgaagtctcctactataattgtggaggtatctatctcgcttttcaattctgttaaaatttgatttatgtatcttgcagccctgtcattgggtgcataaatatttaatatggttatgtcttcctgatcaattgtcccttttatcattatatagtgtccttctttatcctttgtggtggatttaagtctaaagtctattttgtcagaaattaatattgctactcctcttcttttttgcttattgtttgcttgatatacttttttccatcctttgagttttagtttgtttgtgtctctaagtctaaggtgtgtctcttgtaggcagcatatagatggatcgtgtttctttatccagtctgtgactctctgtctctttattggtgcatttagtccatttacattcagggtaattatagataaataagtttttagtgctgtcattttgatgcctttttatgtgtgtttttgacaatttcatttttccacatacttttttgtgctgaggcgtttttcttagtaaattgtgagatcctcattttcatagtgcttgacgttatgttagttgagtcgttacatttttcttggtttttatcttgagttatagagttgttatacctttttgtggttaccttattatttacccctatttttctacgtaaaaacctaacttgtattgttctatatcgccttgtatcactctccatatggcagttcaatgcctcctgtatttagtccctctttttgattattgtgatcttttacctattgacttccatgatttcctgttatgtgtattttttttttttaattaatcttaatttgtttgtttttgtgatttccctatttgagttgatatcaggacgttctgttttgtgaccttgtgttgtgctgatatctgatattattggttctctgaccaaacaatatcctttagtatttcttgtagctttggtttggtttttgcaaattctctaaacttgtgtttgtctgtaaatatcttaatttcaccttcatatttcagagagagttttgctggatatatgatccttggctggcagtttttctccttcagtgttctgtatatgtcgtcccattcccttcttgcccgcatggtttctgctgagtagtcagaacatattcttattgattctcccttgaaggaaacctttcttttctccctggctgcttttaaaattttctgtttatctttggttttggtgagtttgatgataatatgtcttggtgtttttctttttgtatcaatcttaaatgggattcgatgagcatcttggatagctatcctttcgtctttcatgatgtcagggaagttttctgtcaggagttcttcaactattttctctgtgttttctgtcccccctccctgttctgggactccaatcacccgcaggttatccttctcgatagagtcccacataattcttagggtttcttcatttttttaaattcttttatctgattttttttcggctatgttggtgttgattccctggtcctccagatgtcccagtctgcattctaattgctcgagtctgctcctctgacttcctagtgcgttgtctaattctgttattttattgttaatcttttggatttctacatgttgtctctctatggattcttgcaacttattaatttttccagtatgttcttgaataatctttttgagttcttcaacagttttatcagtgtgttccttggctttttctgcagttatcctaatttcatttgtgatatcattaagcattctgtacattagttttttatattctgtatctgataattccaagattgtatcttcatttgggaaaggttttgattcttttgtttggggggttggagaagctgtcatggtctggttctttaagtggtttgatatggattgttgtctccgagccatctctgggaaactagtttttccagaaaatctgctgcgtccagtccaaatccctgcgggacggttccccggctcggatgctgctctttctgctccaagatcagtcactgcttcccggggacttctcgtaccggctgcgtcccacgccgcccgtggaaccggctggttcccctcccagggttagttcaggggggtggagcaggtctctgtgtttgtgccgtacctgactggtgcgctggctccaggctctggaaacaatcgctgcttccccgtattagttcgttctccgtctctaaatctgtgtttgttgttcagggttcgtagattgttatgtatgcgatcgattcacttgtttatcCGTgtccttgttgtaagagggatccgaggtagcgtctgcctagtccgccatcttggctccgccccccagaCTTACTTTTATCAtcaaaacagcagcaacaacaaccacctcTTATACAGGCTTTGTTTTGAGGCAGGTACTGCTCTTAGCACATTACGTATACTAACCTTTCTAACTGACAGTAACCCTTTGATgcagatactattattattcccgtattgcagatgaggaaactgaggctcaaagaatttcacatagctagtaagtgacagggctgggattcaaaccaggaAGTTTGACCCCAGAGTCTATGCTCTTAGCCACCAGGTGATATGCCAGGATGGACATGTAGACATCTGGACTAACTCATTATTTGATTCATTTACTCCTGGTACCatgtaaatatttgttcaatacaGATTTAGAAGATAAAATGAGTTTGCGTTAGGGGAAGGTTTAAGAAAAAGGGTATGTCACAACTTGACAAAATAAAATTATGCAGTTAGCTAGATTTACCCTACTTAGaaaagtccctaggtggcgcGAGCAGCTTGTGGTCAAATaataatctaaaggttggcagttcaaacctacccagcagtaccatgaggagggtcctggtgatctgcttccgttaagattacagccaagaaaacctaaggagcagttctattttgtaacacttggagttgccgtgagtcagaattgaggacaacaggtttggttttgtttgtttacccCGCTTAGAGGCAATTTAGTGACTATATATGGTGATAGAACAACAGCACTTTCTCACTTCTACCTACTTCCCCATGTCTTCCAAAAACATATGCTCTCTCCTCAATCTAAGCTGTGGTTAGCACATGTTCTTCAGTTTCATTACATATCCAGCGATGCTTTCTCCTATCTTATAAAATGACACCCTGGGAGACTGCCCAGTTACCCACCCCTCAGTCAAGCCCTGCCCTTGCCCCAGGGTCCCTAAAGAAGGGCTTCCTGGGGTAGGGAGGGCTGAGAGAGTAACCAGGACATCTTCTGAGTAGGAAACAGAACCTTTATTTTTGCAAAGGTAATAGAAGAGAAGCAGAAAATTCTATGTGCAGGAATCCCTGAGTTAGCTTAAAACAACTTAGTCCTAGGGTGGGGAAGAGAgggagtgggaggaggagaagcAAAAAATTGGAGCAGGCTTTGTGCTCGGCGTTCATCTTCTTTTCTGTGGTCCTCATGGCcccacagcagcagcagcagcctgaGCCAGAACAGCAGCCAGAGCCGCCAGAGGGGTCACACTCACAGCAGTCAGGACTCTGGTGCCAGCAACGGTGGAAGAGGCCGGGCCGGTGGTGGCTCAGACAGCAGCTGCCACCCCCAGATCCACAGCTTCCCCCAGAGCTGCCACAGCAGGAAGAGGCTGGGTATAGAGCTGGGCATTGGGGGGGGCACTTTGGGGTGCACTTGGGGGTACACTTGGAAGGGGGCTGGCACTGCTGGTTTTGCTGGTGGGACATCTTCACAGGAGCTCAGTTAACCTGGAAGAGAATGAGGACATGATTTAGAGAGGCTAATTTGAGGGTGATGATTTTTCCTGCCTTTAGAGTCAATCCATAGGGTGATGATAAACGATACCTAGAACACACAAGTAGGTATCCAGAAGGAAACAATATAAATCTTTCTTCTAGTTCAAAGTGCATAGCTTTAAAATCCAGATACAGTGAagtgcattttattttcttttaaaagggaAGCAGTGATTTCTCAGTCTCCACAGCCCCACAGGTAGGGTTCAATACTCTCTGAAGTACCATAGTCTTAATATAAAAAGAAACCTTAATCTAGgtgaaagagtccctgggtggtacaaacagttaagtgcttgactactagctgaaatgttggtagttcaaacccacccagacgcacctcagaagacagacctggaaatgtgcttctgaaaggtcgcagccttgaaaaccatatagagcagttctactctgcagacatggggtcaccatgagttggaattgactttagtCAATCAATAATGACAATAATCTAGATGTGGCCAACGCACTTGCCTTTTAGCCTAGGACAGAGTTCTCAGAGTGGCAAATGCGACCATTTCAAGCcacaatacaattttttttcctcttcctctgaATTTTATTACTGCTCAGTATAGCAGACAAAAGTTGCTCCCTTGGTCCCAGCCTCTCTTTTCCTCCCCACCTCTCTGACTGCCTTCTGCATCCCACCCATCAGCTCTTCCCTGGTCCTCTCAGAGCCCTTTGGGGCTCCCACACTCACATTCACCACGGTCACACACATGTCCTGGGGGAGTCCAAGTAGATGAGGTGCTGTAGCGGGGCATGGCTTTTATAGCGGCTCCCACAGCTTGGCTCTGGGAGGGGCAGGAGGTAGTTCTTGCACAACCAGGGCATGTGCTGGGTCATTCCTGACATTCCCCTGCCTTCCTGTGTTTGCCCACCCTTCCCTGACTACGGATCCTCCAGGTGCTGCTGTAGGTCCCCTCCATCCCCAAGTTGGTTTCTCAGGAGACTTGAATTGGGGAGAAGCCTCTCTCTCCACCTGTTCTGCCTTCAGTGTGGacctctgagtctctgcttctctctcagACTTCCCGTAAGAATCAGTAATGTTTTCTGGATTATCTTTAGTTGTAAGGATAGTGGCAACGGAACGTCTTTAGTCAAAACAATGAACAATTACAGAATAACGAGCAATGAACACTTGGTGACAGGTAGGCAGGCTACGGAGGTCAGACCTCTGTAACTCTAGTCAGGACACATGGTGTATATTCTAGCTGTAgtacaaacccaaacccagtagcCCTTGAAATATCACTTACATTTCCTGAGTATCtgtgtttcttttaaaaatggtGATTCTATTCAATATTTGAATAATAACTAAGAAATGGTATTCAATAATTTATGTTACATTAGTGACTGGCATTTAGACTTTCTGTGAGTTACATAGGTGGGGAGTTCTGGTCCCATCTCTAGGAAGTTTATCTTATATATATCCCTAAACTATAATAAGAGCCTTGGGAAAGGTTCATCGTGGTAAGGAGCTTCTGGGCTGGGAACTGAGTTATCTCTGGGTATGTGGGTGGGTGATGTTTACTACAGGATTGAGTTAAGGTTGTCAGTAAGTGGCCAGGGAAGAGTGTGGACAAGATAAATCCATTTATTCGTTTGTGGAAAGCACACCATGCACCATTCGCTGGGCTAGGGACAAGAACAGAGCTTTGAACACGACGGAGATGGCTCACCCTCACTGAGGTTCTAATACAAGGAGAAAAGCAGGTGACCTCTAAGTCCCTTTTGCCCAGAGCTGCCCCATCCCCAATTAATTTATTGTCTATTCTCAGATGTGGTCCATATCCTTCAAGAGCTTTGAAGTCAAGGGTGAAAAGAATCAACACACAAAGTATTTAGTGAGACATTTATTTACACATCCGTCAGGAATTTGGGATTCAAAGGTGAATCAGACATAACCTCTGCCCTTGAGAAGTTCACAGTCCACTGGGCTCTTTGAAGCTCTTCTATGCATGAGAAAATCTCATGAGATCCAAAGAAGATGACTTTGAATTTCATCTCCTGAATCACTACTTTACAATGAGATTTTTGAGACGCTTTGATTTGTCCAACTTTGTCTTTGGTATCGTCATCCTGAGTTCCCTCATTCTCTTTGAAGAGATGTGTGTATCCCATGATGGAGTGAGAGTAAGGTTAgaagtgtgtgtgtttacatgtggggtatgtgtgtgtgtatttgttcaCCATTGTCCACCCCCTACCCCCATGCTTACATACTTAGGTTAGAGGTTGAAAGAGTATAGAAAGAGCAGAAAAAAGCCTATTCCCCTAGCTGCGAGTGGCTAGGGGATAGAAAAGCCCTTCGCTGTACCCTTTGGCATTCAATTTCCTTTTAATGTGCCTCTTCACTGTACTCAAACTGAAATGCTCATGAAACAGCATGCTGTTCCATGAAGTGGTCCCTGCTCCATGgcctttgtctttagttttttttttaaagttctaggCAATTTTATTTATCTCCACAGTTATGAGCCCATCAGAATGTGACACTCTCTGAGTAAAGACACCTGTTCTTGTCCTTCTGGGGTCCAACAGAGTACCTGATACATTTTGCttgttcaaataaataaataaacatactgGATGTGTGTATTAATAATGATGAATACTAGGGTGATGATTTTAGAAGCTTGCCTCCAAGTCCCTTTTGCCTGGGAATTAATAACCTCCAGACTGGTGTCTATAAATGTCTCCTGAATCCTTCCACCTGAAAGTCTTGCTAGGACCTCACATCTATGCCCCTCCCAACATTTTTTCTCTCTATCAAATGACTATTTACCTAGTCACTGGACTTGGCATTTTGGTATAATCCTTGATTTATCAATTTTCTCCGGCATACACATGCAAAGAGACATCAAGTCTTGTAGATTATTCCTGAAAAATTATCTTAGTCCTTTCTGTCCTCTTACTCTTATTCCCCCAACTCTAGTCCCCATCCCACAAAGCCTGGAGGAGGAGGTGTGGGCTACCCATTTCATGAGAAGGGACAGGCATGCAGTGACCTGAGGCCCTGTGGCCTCAGCCCAGTGGCTAGCTTCTTGTGATCGCATGCCACTCTTTGAGACCCATCTTAGGAAAAGAATGTGACTTGTTGAAGGCTCATCTGGTGTTTGGGTGCTACTGAAGAACCTGGGAGTTACTTTGGCTTTCTGGGAAGGAAAAGACTGTGAGGAAGGGGAATGTCAGGGATGTCCCCACACATTCTTTGATCGTGCAAGAGCTAACCCCTGCTAATCCCAGAAACAAGGTTCACCTCTGAGGCCACTTGGGGATTCCCTAGGAAAGGTATCCCTGGTTCTTCTTCCTCATCCTCAGGGACCAGAACTAACTCTGTGTCTGGGTTCTGGTAAGTGAATCTGTGCAAGCCCAAAGGAGGGCTCTAGGCTTTGTGGACAAGGGAAGCCTGGAGAATATTCCAAAGTCTGGTGAGGTGAATGAACAAGAGCAGAGTGAACATAAGGTCGGGGTTGGGAAACAGAGGGAAGTTCTGAGCAAAGAAGAAATTGGCCTGCAATCATGTTATTGTGGTCAGAGGGAAAGGGATGAGCTCTTCCAAGTCTCTGATGTTTGTCCCTTGGACATCTGGGTCTCATATACAATTGTATGCATCTAAAGAGGCCTCTGTAAGAGACCTAGTTGAGAGCTCATTTCATAAGTAGAGGCATGTGCATAATATGGTGACAAACTGGTCTTTGTACTTAGTGTAAATTCTATGCACAGGTCTTAAATGTTGATTGTACCCCATCTTTTCAGTCAGTGCCTTTTGCTTTGAAAAAAGAGAATGTTTTACAAACATGTTACTAAGACAATGTAAATAGTTttgagaatataaaaaatattcttaTTCTATGTCCTGGCAGCAAAACCAGCAGCAGTGCCAGCCCCCTCCCAAGTGTACCTGCAAGTGTCCTTCCAAGTGCCCCACCCTTAAAACCCCTCCAAAGTATTCCTCAAAGTGCCCCAGTCTCTTTCTGCTGTGGTCTCCACTCTGGGGCTCCGCAGTAGCTCCAGGGGTGGCAGTGCTGcctgagccaccacaggccccatcTCTTCCACTGTCTCTGGCACCAGAGCCATGACTGCTGTGAGTGTGAGCCCTCCAGGGACTCCATCTTCTGCTCTGGCTCTGGGGGTTGCTGCTGACCTGGGCCTTGAGGACCACAGAAGACCAATGAAGGAAGAATCAAATAACCATCCCTCTGCCTTAGCCTGATACTTTCCCTtaatcttctttctgtctctaaccTGGGGGATGACAGTCCCCAAGGAGGCCTGGGATATTTTAAAGGTAGTCATTTCTATTTGATCCATAATTCCTGTTGTTCACTAGACATCCAGAGTTTTTCTTCATCACCTGAATGATAGTAAATCTCTTATTTTCTGCTCACATTGTATTTTGGTCTTTACTATTCCTTCCTCATTTAATTACCAGGCAACTACTGAgtcagagagccctggtggtgcagtggtaaagagcgaTGTCTGCTAAcgaaaagttcggcagttcaaattcaccagctgctccttggggcagctctactctgtcctatagggttgctatgagtcaaaattgactcaagggcaatggatttgTCTGGGTTTTTGGATTATATTCCTAAAATTTATCCAAATTGTTGTGTTTCATTGTAGTTTAAccattgaataatattccattgtgtgaatacaccacaccTTATGCATTCTCTTTCCCATAAATTGACATTTTTGTGGGTTTTAGGTTTTCGCTATCATGAGCAGTACCGCTCTAAGCATTCTTCTAAATTTTTCCTCGGATTGGAAAATCTCAGTGTATTACATATTTACTGTTTACTAGATATTGtcaatctattttttaaaatgattgtaCAAATTTATATGCCCACTATCCTTGAATAAATTTGGAATGACCCTCTTCTTTAAAGTTTGATGTTACTTGCCTGTAAAACCATCTGGGTTGGTGTTTTCtttgtgaaaataatttttaaagaatattttagtTTCTTTATTACCTTTAAGAATattcatatttttgtttctcCCTGCGCTCATTTTGGTAGGTTATACTTTCCTATGCACACTTACCATTCTGACTAAGCTTTCATAATGATTTTTTCATAATGATTAGCATATAATTATTGataatattttttatgttttgctCTATTATAGTTATACAAATACCTAACTTCTAAATTCATAATATTATTTAATTATATCTTCTCCTTTTTATCTGGAACAATCTTACCAGAtgtatttgtctattctagaacTGGGACATCCTTTTATTTAAAGGATGAGAACTTGTGGGAAATTTCAATTTCGAACCCTTTTCAGATTCCAGGATTTAGTGGTCAAGGAGGTTTTGGATTGGTCTGGTTTTCAGATGCTGAACTACCATGAACTATCAGTAACCTGGAGGAACTCTAAAGGTACGGGGAATATCTACAAAGAGAGGGCTATCTGAACTGGTGTGTGTGGGTAGTAGCTCTAGCTTGATATGCTAAACTGTAATAGGCTAAATTGTAGAcagaaaaaacataaaagaagATTTTGAAGTTTTGCTCTTGCTTTACCCCACTATTTCCCGGGAATAGTTAGTTCCTGTCTATATTCTAATGATCACTCACACCAGTGGCTTGTATCTTCCTCGGGAGTAAAGTCAGGGCAACACAGAGAAGCTCCTCTTCCATGAGGAGCTCAGAATAACAGGTTGAGACTAGCTCATTTTGAATTTTCATGATCCCAACCCTCCTTCTCCAACTCTTCAGGGAGTGCTGGATTACAATCTAAGTACTGGGTAATGTTATCCCCTTGGGAGTGGGCTGTGGTGGGAATAAAGTCCTGACCTAAGGAGTTTATTTTCTGGTGCTTGGACTTTATTAACTAGAGCCCCTCATGCAGCACCCAGTCCTTGGCCTCACTGGGGACTTGGAATAGACTTGGGTTTAGAGCCCTCTCCTCATAATTATTTCCAGTAAGAATCTCCACTAGTCTCCAGGAGAATATGAACTCACAGATCTAAGTGACAATATACATAATGATCATAGGCATTTAAAAAGATTCCATTAAGATCGGAGTATTAGAAATGATTgatcaataattttttaaaaagtgttataAGCATACTGAGCAtggaaagaaatagaagaaaaagacaaaattgtTTATAGGGTGCCCAAGGAAGAATAAATATGACAAAAGTACAGTAAGGGACAGAAAtgatagaaaaggaaaaagaagtaaaacaaaAAGTGTCAGACAGAAAGTGATAAATGTAAGAGACAGCTAATGAAGATCTAACATACATGTAATTTGTATAcctgaagaagaaaaggaaaacaatttgtatacctgaagaagaaaaggaaagcaatTTGTATACctgaaggagaaaaggaaaacaatgtaTATAGaagtaatatttaaaattataatttaggGATTCTTATTTCAAGTAAGATGGAGTGAATACACGTCACTTTTTCCCCCCGATTAACTATAAAACCTCAGCAGAAAGCATGGAACAGCTATTTGAGGACTCTGAAACTGCAGCAGACAGATAGAGGAAGAATACTAGAATCCAAAGCACTGCTGAACTTGTGGtaagtttacttttttttctctctggtaTCTCCTGGACTGAACTTTATGCAGCTGGAAACTTGAAAATGAACACTGtggcagagagagggaaagagagagaaagaacacttCTGGAAACATTCTCCAGTTCtagtttaagaagaaaaaat
This region includes:
- the LOC111750529 gene encoding late cornified envelope protein 2A-like, which encodes MSHQQNQQCQPPSKCTPKCTPKCPPQCPALYPASSCCGSSGGSCGSGGGSCCLSHHRPGLFHRCWHQSPDCCECDPSGGSGCCSGSGCCCCCGAMRTTEKKMNAEHKACSNFLLLLLPLPLFPTLGLSCFKLTQGFLHIEFSASLLLPLQK